The Euwallacea similis isolate ESF13 chromosome 37, ESF131.1, whole genome shotgun sequence genomic interval tttctgtttagtGTGTGGGACTTCGGGGCTTACTTACGTTTCATCTTTCAAACTTTAACTACCTCCCTATCgtaatctattttttaaattgttttcgtcTAAAAGAAATTGCGAAATAtgtctttatttaaaacgCGACAATTTTGGAGCACGAATAGCGAAGACGATGAATATTTCGATCATAATTCGTTAATTGTAAACAAACTGAATTCAGAACATGACTACATCATCACCGGAAGTCAGAGCGGTGTCTTGCGAATTTTTAGCCCTAATTCCGAAACAAATGAGGATGGTACTTTAGGGGGGTTCCACCCTAACGACGTTATTGTGGAGAAAATATTCGACAACCCAATTCTGCAAGTTGGTACTGGTAGACTGGTTTCGTAAGTCCTTAGGAACGTACTTATTTTATCTTcgtttttaatgcaattttgacttttttagCGGAAATCAGTTAATTCATTTGGTAGTCTTACACCCAAGGCTATTGACTGTGTACTCGTTAGTCTTCAAGACAGGCAAAACAGATCATGGTAAGGTTTATGCTACAATAAGATTTTTACTTACACTCGTATCTTCCATTACTAGTTTGAAGGCACTAAAATAAATCATGGGCACAGTGCATATCAACCAAAATGTTCGTTTGTTATGTTTGATTCGGattagtttaataaattaaaggctccaatttttttttattaataggcCGCAGACTATAGAGTCGGCAGCATTCGGTACGTAAATAAAGcactaaaaatacatttaaaaagcTGCAACAGTTTAACTGTAACATCTACATACAGTTTGAAATATAGGCGCAGCGTGAGTAGGGGATAAATAGGTACATATGAgggaaattgtttttatagaTGCAATTTGCATATAGCACTATTGGTGAGTGCCGAAGTGCACCCAGCTGTTGAGCGTATAATGAGGTCAtgtttaattatcaatttaagaGTTTTATGGAGTTTGTATACGCTAAACATGCCTCGTTATCTTTTACGTTTTGCAGATTTGAATaagttttcaggaaaatttagagatttttaaggtgcctttttcagtttaattgaGCGATAAGGCTTGATCCTAAATAGCCCAACTGAGGTCCTGAAACCTTAAAGAACCATTTTCAAGGATCTCCATTATACAGCGCCTTAAAAGCCGCAAAAAAACTACTAAGGTGCCTTCATATCTCAGAAATAAAAGGAGATTTTGCAAGTCCGTTTGAGCAGGGATGTATAATGTATAGAGATtaatttgagcaatttttgagattatcGCCTCAcgcattttcgagatattggCAATTAAACTGTCTTAAATGGCGAAAAGTAGATCTCCTCttcctttggaaattttaaaaaaaattttgaagttctGAAGTGTAGATTTACGGATTCATGGAGTGATAAGGACCTTATATTGATTCTGAATACCTCAATTGAGGGGTCTTAAATGAGACTTATGCAGGGGCACAGAGCATAGCGAGACGATGTTCCGCAGAATTTAAGTAGattcaaatttccataaaggttcgacccccccccccccccccccccctagaaaaacatcaaattgcTCCATAAAATGGTTCGAGATTTTTGTGTGGTCCCCATCCGTTTATCTACATATACACAGTATGATACAAatgtatggaataaattcatttaaaattcagcagTGTGGTTTTTGGAAAACGCTCGGACAcgtggatttttattttttcttgtggtTTTTCTGATGATAAAGTCATGTATAAAGGGTGGcccaaaaatgaattatgaccattaactacattttttcaaatggaaacccttattttttatttcattttcggattttaCATCGAAAACCATActgatttgttttttgatCATAAGAGCATTGTTTACTTTGAGTTTATTAAACAAGGGCAAACAGTAAGCCAACATTGTTACTTAGAGGTGCTGACAAGATTACGCAATACTCTTCGTAAAAAACTCCCCCGAACTTTGACCGAACAATTGGCTCCTTCATCATGACAACGCTCCAGCACATGATGCTCTTTTTTGACTGAGGAACAAATCACAAAGTTGAACCATCCGCCTTATTCGCCAGATTTGGCGCCTTGCGACTTTTGGCTTTtcccaaaaatgaaaagcGTAATAAAAGGACGTCGATTTTCTGATGTGTCTGACATTCAAAGGCATATGGCCAGAATACTGAAGAGCATTCCGGAAGACGagttccaaaaatgttttgaacaGTGGTAGCATCGTCTAACAAAGTGTATCGCTGCCCAAGGGGAGCACTTTGAAGGCGATCATAGAAATTAGTTTGTATAGGtgcaaataaagtttttataagtTCATTCCGGGAATTTTATTGTCAGACCTCGtatgtttcatgtaccatgtcctcTACCTAAACCCAATagttatcgagaaatttacgttTAAACATATAGTAATTAAGACAGCTCTTGGACCAGATGCACTTTGTATAGATgccatttttccttttttggcATTCTAAGGATTGTCGACTGACGTAAATTATTATCGAGTGCGACCTACCTGGTGTTAGTATGGGGCTAAcgctaaaaaaggaaaaatggcTTCCATACAAAGTGCATTTGGTCCAAGAGCTGTCTTAGTTACTGATATGTTTAGACAtaaatttctcgataactGTTGGGTTTAGGTAGAGGACATGGTACACGAAACATACTTAGAATTCGATGTAGAAtccgaaaatgaaataaaaaataggggtttccatttgaaaaaatgaaattgatggTCATAACTCATTTTTgggctaccctgtatacatgattTTACCACCagaaaaaccgcaaaaaaaatCCGCGTGTCCgagtgtttttccaaaaaccacaccgttgaattttaaatgaattaattccACACATTTGCATTATACTGTATGTACTTCTCAGGGAAGCCCTCTATTCGCCAGAGTAAATTTTAGGAAATCAAAGCTATCTCCAACTCCTCTATGAACACAAACTGCGACGATCGGCGCACAATTTCGCCATCGGCCCTTTCGGGGGTTCCCAACAACGGGATTTTATTTGCGTACAATCCCTGGATGGAATGTTGAGCTTCTTCGAGCAAGAAAGCCACGTTGCTTATGTAGCTTTACctgattttttattacctgGACCACTGTGTTATGTAACGAAGACTGATAGTTTCGTGATTGTAAACTGCGACTGGAACGTTGCGACTTACAGGTCTGGggataattacaaaaatcgCGTATATTTGTGTGGATGCCTCATTTTCAGGTATAAAATACTTTCTGAAGCAGCGGACGAATCCACAGATCCTATATATGCAAAGCCTAAAATCTTTAGTGAATGGGAGTTCAATCTAGGGGAATCAGTCTTAGACATTAAGGTGATCAATGATATAATCAGTAAGGAAGCTCACATCGTGATGTTAGGGGAAAAGAACATATTTTGCCTCACCGAGAATGGAAGGCTAAGGTTCATGAACCGGTTGGGCTACAGCCCCATTTGCATGGAGGCTTACATTTTGGGTAACTACAGTTCTCTTCCAAGAAATGTCATTTCAAAACTCTCCAACTCAGATCCAGACCTGTTTACGTTGGTAGTAGCCGAAACTGGCATGCTACTGGTATACGAAAACACCACCTTAAAGTGGTCAGCTCGCATGGACTTCCTTCCAGTGGTTATCAGCAGATGCTTTTTGAGACTCATTAAGGGGGCTTTGGTGACATTGAGCGACGAAGGTCGCCTGGAGTGTTGTTACTTAGGAACTGAACCCAGCTTCTTCGTAGCCCCACCACTAAACATTCAGGAAATAGATTTCGTCAAGGCAGAGCAAGAATTGGCCTCACTGGAGAAGGTTTTGGCCAGCTCCAGCAGCAGTGGTAGAGATGTGCATTGTTGAAGTTTGCTAAAAAGTACATTTATTGGTTTTCCTAGATGCATCGCAAAACAATATCGAGAAGGAGCTGGAGGTGCAGGTTCAAATTAGCCGCGAAATTGAAGTTTGCACGTTTGAACACAACATTAAGAATGCCACCAATAATTATATGACTCAAATCAAGGTCGAATTGGCGCCACATGTGACGTTCCAAGAGGTTCAGGTTTCCATCGCAGTCCAACGGCCCCTGAAGGCCATGCCGAGCATCCATTTCTTTAGGTCAGCCGTGTGGTCAAAACCTTctcatttattcatttatataaattaacttttagCGACTTATGGGACTGTAAGACCGTATGTAGTCACGTGTTCTTAGATGAAGCTCAGGATGTTCCGTCGTTGGAAGTCGAGGTGAAGATATCTGTGATCAACAATTTTGGAGTCCCTCGCACAGTAACTAGATTTGCGGCGCTGCCCGCTTCTTTGATTTTGGAGCCTTGCGAGcctgagaaagaaaataagtttaaagTCACGTTAGCGACCAACCAGCGACCTGTTGGATTGGAGAACTTATTTCCAGGTGAAGAGAGCTTTAAAAGAAGGATGGTTTGTGCTTTGATGAAGGGATGGAGACTTATTAGCAAACTTCGTAGAGTCAAGAATCTGGTACATTTTAGCAGTTGTGCTATTGCCATCAAGTCAATTTCTGTCGCCTttgtgttgatttttttcgacGCTCAACACATGATCAaccaaaaaacatatttaccCTTCGGCCTTTTGCTTTGGGATTTCAATCGCTTATTGCTAAACGTGTCTGCCAAGCTTGATAAAGGCAATTCCATCCGTGCTTGGCGTTGCAATTTCCAC includes:
- the BBS9 gene encoding protein PTHB1 produces the protein MSLFKTRQFWSTNSEDDEYFDHNSLIVNKLNSEHDYIITGSQSGVLRIFSPNSETNEDGTLGGFHPNDVIVEKIFDNPILQVGTGRLVSGNQLIHLVVLHPRLLTVYSLVFKTGKTDHGNQSYLQLLYEHKLRRSAHNFAIGPFGGSQQRDFICVQSLDGMLSFFEQESHVAYVALPDFLLPGPLCYVTKTDSFVIVNCDWNVATYRYKILSEAADESTDPIYAKPKIFSEWEFNLGESVLDIKVINDIISKEAHIVMLGEKNIFCLTENGRLRFMNRLGYSPICMEAYILDPDLFTLVVAETGMLLVYENTTLKWSARMDFLPVVISRCFLRLIKGALVTLSDEGRLECCYLGTEPSFFVAPPLNIQEIDFVKAEQELASLEKVLASSSSSDASQNNIEKELEVQVQISREIEVCTFEHNIKNATNNYMTQIKVELAPHVTFQEVQVSIAVQRPLKAMPSIHFFSDLWDCKTVCSHVFLDEAQDVPSLEVEVKISVINNFGVPRTVTRFAALPASLILEPCEPEKENKFKVTLATNQRPVGLENLFPEYCGKDPSSSLNALGFKSASGNSGTILLAKSTEKFRLQSDSFTILSILVELLASRLKLSAFDCKISLTSQLPTTEIFNYANDHFSTKQKVKDLQSHLSQLSAQFRLIQKRLIAKYRAKNPISLKSLELLLNDTYSDILDVTDKLENEIENLSKAQTNLSCSLHLVRQLIHFLDVDMEIFSLADSTFSSKVYDLDVQSWEDVMDASLCYLLRAVIPKTEKDRLRAPHTSFDEIKDLSKFEKHLLQVLERVPKHGHLKDSSEFALVEKESNIIEEEPSTSSIEKPIGSQYGEFSSRLLSARKSLIRRHQFNENQEKDDNLKQ